From one Streptomyces sp. NBC_01478 genomic stretch:
- a CDS encoding putative baseplate assembly protein, with translation MALPSPNLDDRRFQQFVDDAKRYIQQRAPEWTDHNVSDPGVTLVETVAHMADQIVYRLNRVPDKNHLAFLDLVGITLFPPSAARTDVTFWLSAPQEEPVQVPLGTEVATMRTEGEEAVVFATERELAVVPAALRHLVVQHRGKQVVDRTHDLAEGNHVMCFAEAPDPGDSMLFGLTAAVPHCALALELDSRVDGVGVDPRQPPLVWEAWTADGWQSCEVDRDGTGGLNRPGAVVLHVPGGHTLSRNGGQEAGWLRCRVTEPHPDQPFYTTSPTVRSAEAFTIGGTTTVVHADTVYDEALGESTGLPGQRLRLAHTPVVGDSPPLLLQTAEHDGWTDWQVVPHFAASGPDDRHITLDAATGELGFGPAVREPDGSLRQYGMVAPKGAVIRARRYRTGGGRAGNVARGAVQILRSSIPYVSEVVNREAARGGVDGETVQEAKTRAPITLRAQERAVTLRDYEELSRRAAPETARITCLEGDEGEHGAYAVRVLVVPQAVPDPGGRLRFEQLVPGDALLDRITRHLDERRLIGTRLAVGPPFYQGITVVATVHAFRGVDTDRVRRQAHDALYRHLDPLTGGSDGKGWPFGRPVQSGEVFAVLQRVPGVELVDEVVLHPADPLTGKRGDPTDRIDLERPSLVFSFDHRVRVIGDGA, from the coding sequence ATGGCTCTGCCCTCCCCGAACCTCGACGACCGCCGCTTCCAGCAGTTCGTCGACGACGCCAAGCGCTACATCCAGCAGCGCGCCCCGGAGTGGACCGACCACAACGTCTCCGACCCCGGCGTCACCCTCGTCGAGACGGTCGCGCACATGGCCGACCAGATCGTCTACCGCCTCAACCGGGTACCGGACAAGAACCACTTGGCCTTCCTCGACCTGGTCGGCATCACGCTCTTCCCGCCGTCCGCGGCCCGCACCGACGTCACGTTCTGGCTGTCGGCGCCCCAGGAGGAACCGGTGCAGGTGCCGCTGGGCACCGAGGTGGCGACGATGCGCACGGAGGGCGAGGAGGCGGTGGTCTTCGCCACCGAGCGCGAACTCGCCGTAGTGCCCGCTGCGTTGAGGCATCTCGTGGTGCAGCACCGGGGCAAGCAGGTCGTCGACCGGACCCACGACCTCGCCGAGGGCAACCACGTGATGTGCTTCGCCGAGGCGCCCGACCCCGGCGACTCCATGCTGTTCGGCCTCACCGCCGCCGTCCCGCACTGCGCCCTCGCCCTCGAACTCGACAGCCGCGTCGACGGAGTCGGCGTCGACCCGCGCCAGCCGCCCCTGGTCTGGGAGGCGTGGACCGCCGACGGCTGGCAGTCCTGCGAGGTGGACCGCGACGGCACCGGCGGCCTCAACCGGCCCGGCGCGGTCGTCCTGCACGTCCCCGGCGGCCACACCCTGTCCCGCAACGGCGGCCAGGAAGCAGGCTGGCTGCGCTGCCGCGTCACCGAACCCCACCCCGACCAGCCCTTCTACACCACCTCGCCGACCGTCCGCTCCGCCGAGGCCTTCACCATCGGCGGCACCACCACCGTCGTCCACGCCGACACGGTCTACGACGAGGCGCTCGGCGAGTCCACCGGCCTGCCCGGGCAGCGGCTGCGGCTCGCGCACACACCGGTCGTCGGCGACAGCCCGCCGCTCCTCCTCCAGACCGCCGAGCACGACGGCTGGACGGACTGGCAGGTCGTCCCGCACTTCGCCGCCTCCGGCCCCGACGACCGCCACATCACCCTCGACGCGGCCACCGGCGAACTCGGCTTCGGCCCCGCCGTCCGCGAACCCGACGGCTCCCTGCGCCAGTACGGCATGGTCGCCCCCAAGGGCGCGGTGATCCGCGCCCGCCGCTACCGCACCGGCGGCGGCCGGGCCGGCAACGTGGCGCGCGGCGCGGTGCAGATCCTGCGCAGCTCCATCCCGTACGTCTCCGAGGTCGTCAACCGTGAGGCGGCACGCGGGGGAGTGGACGGCGAGACGGTCCAGGAGGCCAAGACCCGCGCCCCGATCACCCTGCGCGCCCAGGAACGGGCGGTCACCCTCCGCGACTACGAGGAACTGTCCCGCCGGGCCGCCCCCGAGACCGCCCGCATCACCTGCCTGGAGGGCGACGAGGGCGAGCACGGGGCGTATGCCGTACGGGTGTTGGTGGTGCCGCAGGCCGTGCCCGACCCCGGCGGACGACTGCGCTTCGAGCAACTGGTCCCCGGAGACGCCCTGTTGGACCGGATCACCCGGCATCTCGACGAACGGCGGCTGATCGGGACCCGGTTGGCGGTCGGCCCGCCCTTCTACCAGGGCATCACCGTCGTTGCCACGGTCCACGCGTTCCGGGGCGTCGACACCGACCGGGTGCGCCGCCAGGCCCACGACGCCCTCTACCGCCACCTCGACCCGCTCACCGGCGGATCGGACGGAAAGGGCTGGCCGTTCGGGCGCCCGGTGCAGTCCGGGGAGGTCTTCGCGGTGCTCCAGCGGGTGCCCGGTGTGGAACTGGTCGACGAGGTCGTGCTGCACCCGGCCGACCCGCTCACCGGCAAGCGCGGCGACCCCACCGACCGCATCGATCTGGAGCGGCCGTCGCTGGTGTTCTCCTTCGACCACCGCGTCCGCGTGATCGGAGACGGCGCGTGA
- a CDS encoding phage tail protein: MRGSVDGLGSSAPIGAMLPAVFADDDLAQRFVAGLDEVVAPILSVLDCLDTYFRPSLAPLDFVQWLGSWVGAETDGSEPEERLRAAVAAATYLHRIRGTRRGLAEAVRLAFGVEPEITESGAADWNARPLGPVPGERSPRLHVHLRLPAPTTLDTHRLDALVAAARPAHMPYTVQVTTTVPAERNPER, from the coding sequence TTGAGGGGTTCAGTGGACGGCCTCGGCTCCTCCGCGCCGATCGGCGCGATGCTGCCCGCCGTGTTCGCCGACGACGACCTCGCCCAGCGTTTCGTCGCCGGGCTCGACGAGGTCGTAGCGCCGATCCTGAGTGTGCTGGACTGCCTGGACACGTACTTCCGGCCGTCGCTCGCACCGCTCGACTTCGTGCAGTGGCTGGGGAGTTGGGTCGGTGCCGAGACCGACGGCAGTGAACCGGAGGAGCGACTGCGCGCCGCCGTGGCCGCCGCCACCTATCTGCACCGCATCCGCGGCACCCGACGCGGACTGGCCGAAGCCGTCCGGCTCGCGTTCGGGGTCGAACCCGAGATCACCGAGAGCGGCGCCGCCGACTGGAACGCCCGCCCGCTCGGCCCGGTACCCGGCGAACGCAGCCCCCGGCTGCACGTACATCTGCGGCTGCCCGCGCCGACCACGCTGGACACCCACCGGCTGGACGCCCTCGTGGCGGCCGCCCGCCCCGCCCACATGCCGTACACGGTCCAGGTCACCACCACCGTGCCCGCCGAAAGGAACCCCGAGAGATGA
- a CDS encoding NADase-type glycan-binding domain-containing protein — MTTTQSCAECGTRAEPGQSFCDSCGAVLSWTDRAGARTGAAGSAAADGPGRDTNDANGARDNRVPAQGSSVLDDPAARLDALSLRLDALAAGGSYDSVGATTAQDPANADTSGGTTTSHPSGGSTTSHPSGGSTTSHPSGGPATHPASGGSTSYPDPWPTPPSVPDARTQPVPATTPESPESEAERARRLLVPVSDPEPRQAPSVAPVLPGRPVAARPQSVRAPGVEPGAAGGVPCPWCATANRPDRHYCARCAMPMAGDEQAPGRLPWWRRLLTFRNGEIPWAGDRPRLRRTFDRVLTWLGAAIVLTLLIVLAVNIPRGVDAAKDHFAKRAPVYPDRVTASRSFPGHKPELAFDRLNNTWWGPGVSQSGKGQWLEARFDEPTRLLDLMITPGVSTRPDQLTQSALPHRIEAEITLADGKKITRQLTLDQGAGAQRRSFRVGTVTAVRFTIESAYGTSGKKQVAIAEIEFFGPSNSGGS; from the coding sequence ATGACGACCACCCAGAGCTGCGCCGAATGCGGAACCCGCGCGGAACCGGGCCAGTCGTTCTGCGACTCCTGCGGTGCCGTCCTGAGCTGGACGGACCGCGCGGGCGCACGCACCGGGGCCGCGGGGAGCGCGGCGGCCGACGGCCCGGGCCGGGACACGAACGACGCGAACGGCGCACGGGACAACAGGGTCCCGGCGCAAGGGAGTTCGGTCCTGGACGACCCTGCGGCCCGACTGGACGCCCTGTCCCTGCGCCTGGACGCCCTGGCCGCCGGCGGCTCGTACGACTCCGTCGGAGCGACCACCGCACAGGACCCGGCGAACGCGGACACCTCCGGTGGCACCACGACGTCCCACCCGTCCGGCGGGTCCACGACGTCGCACCCGTCGGGTGGGTCTACGACTTCGCACCCGTCCGGCGGTCCTGCAACCCACCCCGCGTCCGGCGGCAGCACGTCCTACCCCGACCCGTGGCCGACTCCGCCCTCCGTGCCCGACGCCCGCACCCAACCGGTCCCCGCCACCACGCCGGAGTCACCGGAATCCGAGGCCGAGCGCGCCCGGCGTCTCCTCGTCCCGGTCTCCGACCCGGAGCCCCGCCAGGCCCCCTCCGTCGCCCCGGTCCTGCCCGGCCGCCCGGTGGCCGCGCGCCCGCAGTCCGTCCGGGCACCCGGTGTCGAACCCGGTGCCGCGGGCGGGGTGCCCTGCCCCTGGTGTGCGACGGCCAACCGGCCCGACCGGCACTACTGCGCCCGCTGCGCGATGCCCATGGCCGGCGACGAGCAGGCCCCCGGCCGGCTGCCGTGGTGGCGGCGGCTGCTCACGTTCCGGAACGGCGAGATCCCGTGGGCGGGCGACCGGCCGCGGCTGCGCCGTACCTTCGACCGGGTGCTGACCTGGCTCGGTGCCGCGATCGTGCTGACCCTGCTGATCGTGCTGGCCGTCAACATCCCGCGTGGCGTGGACGCGGCCAAGGACCACTTCGCCAAGCGGGCCCCCGTCTACCCGGACCGCGTCACCGCCTCCCGCTCCTTCCCCGGGCACAAGCCGGAGCTTGCCTTCGACCGGCTGAACAACACCTGGTGGGGGCCGGGGGTGAGCCAGTCGGGCAAGGGCCAGTGGCTGGAGGCGCGATTCGACGAGCCGACCCGGCTGCTGGACCTGATGATCACCCCGGGCGTCTCCACCCGCCCCGACCAGCTCACCCAGTCGGCGCTCCCGCACCGGATCGAGGCGGAGATCACCCTGGCCGACGGCAAGAAGATCACCCGTCAGCTCACCCTCGACCAGGGGGCGGGTGCCCAGCGCCGTTCCTTCCGGGTCGGCACGGTCACGGCGGTCCGCTTCACCATCGAGTCCGCCTACGGAACCTCAGGGAAGAAGCAAGTGGCCATCGCCGAGATCGAGTTCTTCGGCCCGTCGAACTCCGGCGGTTCCTGA
- a CDS encoding cupin domain-containing protein, translated as MNEVSVVGPDDGETMRLGPVTMRILEDGSTTGHRLGIGEITIAPHTQGPPQHRHAQHDEGFYVVSGTVRFTIGETVHIAPAGTLAMIPPGAPHTFANPGDEPAVMINTFTPDLFVQYFRDLRDMIAGGREFNAESTIEMMSRYATVPSTDYA; from the coding sequence ATGAACGAGGTGTCCGTGGTCGGTCCGGACGACGGCGAGACCATGCGGCTGGGCCCGGTCACGATGCGCATCCTGGAGGACGGCAGCACCACCGGCCACCGCCTCGGCATCGGCGAGATCACCATCGCCCCGCACACCCAGGGCCCCCCGCAGCACCGCCACGCGCAGCACGACGAGGGCTTCTACGTCGTCTCCGGCACCGTGCGGTTCACCATCGGCGAGACCGTCCACATCGCCCCGGCGGGCACCCTCGCGATGATCCCGCCCGGCGCCCCGCACACCTTCGCCAACCCCGGCGACGAACCGGCGGTGATGATCAACACCTTCACGCCCGACCTGTTCGTGCAGTACTTCCGCGACCTGAGGGACATGATCGCCGGCGGCCGGGAGTTCAACGCCGAGTCGACGATCGAGATGATGAGCCGCTACGCCACGGTCCCCTCGACCGACTACGCCTGA
- a CDS encoding TetR/AcrR family transcriptional regulator, with the protein MATAQTDTGRSNQKKRTRTAIVEAARGLIGGGSEVTMPEVARAALVSEATAYRYFPDLPSLIGEALAGVWPDPVDALAPVADSRDPVERVAFACEFLLRGTLARQGGVRAMMAATIVRPDAANMRPGVRFGLIDHALSPLAATLGVTDPDAFTQLKRSLAVVVAADALFTLTDQCGLTPDEAITSAVRTATTLTEAAVRAAAEGEG; encoded by the coding sequence ATGGCGACAGCACAGACGGACACGGGCCGCAGCAATCAGAAGAAGCGCACCCGTACGGCGATCGTCGAGGCGGCCCGCGGACTGATCGGCGGCGGCAGCGAGGTGACGATGCCCGAGGTCGCCCGCGCGGCCCTGGTCTCCGAGGCCACCGCCTACCGCTACTTCCCTGACCTGCCTTCGCTGATCGGCGAGGCCCTGGCCGGTGTCTGGCCCGACCCCGTCGACGCGCTCGCCCCGGTCGCCGACTCCCGCGATCCGGTCGAACGGGTCGCGTTCGCCTGCGAGTTCCTGCTCCGTGGCACCCTGGCCCGGCAGGGCGGGGTGCGCGCGATGATGGCGGCGACCATCGTCCGCCCCGACGCGGCGAACATGCGCCCCGGCGTCCGCTTCGGGCTCATCGACCACGCACTGTCCCCCCTGGCGGCCACCCTCGGAGTGACGGACCCGGACGCCTTCACCCAGCTCAAGCGGAGCCTCGCCGTGGTCGTCGCCGCGGACGCCCTGTTCACCCTCACCGACCAGTGCGGCCTCACCCCCGACGAGGCGATCACCAGCGCCGTCCGCACGGCGACGACCCTGACGGAGGCGGCGGTGCGCGCGGCGGCGGAGGGGGAGGGCTAG
- a CDS encoding lysylphosphatidylglycerol synthase transmembrane domain-containing protein codes for MSLLPLEDLPGPLPVSTTGPTPVPVPVATPTLTPVPVPVSLRLPSAARLATRVLALLPLLLIAVWAAVDWRAMYEGTARLASADPWWLLAAFFFTCLGWGTAALVRQGAVPERLPTGLLIASQFAAGAANHALPASIGAHAVTLRFLQGRGIPLARATASLALYSLVRPIAKTLVLIVFLVAFPEMLRFGQLVPAGWSLVLALGGLGTALATAAVLLTAVPRLRRPALRGVRTALTDVRQLHTMPSRILALWGGAAAAPVLQATVIFSVGASLGLPLSWAQVVLAFLAASTAVGAVPAPGGIGPVDAATVFTMVAFGAPMDLATASVIGYRVLTVWVPLLPGALLLSALVHRKVL; via the coding sequence GTGTCCCTGCTTCCGCTCGAAGACCTCCCCGGGCCGCTCCCCGTCTCCACCACCGGCCCCACTCCCGTCCCCGTCCCCGTAGCCACCCCCACCCTCACCCCCGTCCCCGTCCCCGTCTCCCTCCGCCTCCCCTCCGCCGCGCGCCTCGCCACCAGGGTGCTGGCGCTGCTGCCCCTGCTGCTGATCGCCGTGTGGGCGGCGGTCGACTGGCGTGCCATGTACGAGGGCACGGCCCGGCTCGCCTCCGCCGACCCCTGGTGGCTGCTCGCCGCGTTCTTCTTCACCTGCCTCGGCTGGGGCACCGCCGCCCTGGTCCGCCAGGGCGCCGTGCCCGAACGGCTGCCCACCGGTCTGCTCATCGCCTCCCAGTTCGCCGCCGGCGCCGCCAACCACGCGCTGCCGGCCAGCATCGGCGCCCACGCCGTCACGCTGCGCTTCCTCCAGGGCCGCGGCATCCCCCTCGCCCGTGCCACCGCCTCGCTCGCCCTGTACTCGCTCGTCCGGCCGATCGCGAAGACGCTCGTCCTGATCGTCTTCCTCGTCGCCTTCCCCGAGATGCTGCGTTTTGGCCAACTGGTTCCCGCCGGCTGGTCGTTGGTCCTCGCCCTCGGCGGTCTGGGGACCGCTCTCGCCACGGCTGCCGTCCTGCTGACCGCCGTCCCCCGACTGCGCCGCCCGGCGCTCCGCGGTGTCCGCACCGCCCTGACCGACGTACGGCAGTTGCACACCATGCCCAGCCGGATCCTCGCCCTGTGGGGCGGCGCCGCCGCCGCTCCCGTGCTCCAGGCCACCGTGATCTTCTCGGTCGGCGCCTCGCTCGGCCTGCCGCTGTCCTGGGCGCAGGTCGTGCTCGCGTTCCTCGCCGCCAGCACCGCCGTCGGTGCCGTTCCCGCCCCCGGCGGGATCGGTCCGGTGGACGCGGCGACGGTGTTCACGATGGTCGCGTTCGGCGCCCCCATGGATCTGGCCACGGCGAGCGTTATCGGCTACCGCGTCCTGACGGTGTGGGTACCGCTGCTGCCGGGCGCGTTGCTGCTGTCGGCACTGGTCCACCGGAAGGTGCTATAG
- a CDS encoding glycoside hydrolase family 3 N-terminal domain-containing protein: MTHAERTSAAVTDLPVDLDEAAHRCLVAGFDGTTTVPDTLKRLIDRGLGGVILFTRNVRDAEQVRRLTDELRAVRPDLVVAIDNEGGDIGHLVNAGAPDVPGSYALGVADDPALTARCADALAGHLATLGITASYAPVADLQHQPRNPIVRTRSFGADPDLAARHLRAWITATDTRGIASCAKHFPGHGGTITDSHHGIAIDPRPHDELLVDLAPFRAAIAAGVPMLMSAHVVFPALDANRPATLSRRILGDLLRLELGFDGVLVSDALEMKAIADAYGEAAGARIALAAGADQVIVAVPDLEVTLGCRDAVLDALHSGVLAEERVWEAADRVRRLAERYATPRRTVAAWDADAGLEAARRAVRTRTLPPPLHGAHVVDLFPAPHPALNWGGEDLLTELRAIDPTATGTALNAEPADPAALVDGILRTGAPLVVATSDAGLHPWQARLRDTLAARRPDAVLIDTGLPEGGALCSYGRGRVNLRAVAEVLAGA; the protein is encoded by the coding sequence ATGACCCACGCCGAGCGTACGTCCGCCGCCGTCACCGACCTGCCCGTCGACCTCGACGAGGCGGCCCACCGCTGTCTGGTCGCCGGGTTCGACGGCACGACGACCGTGCCGGACACGCTCAAGCGGCTCATCGACCGCGGCCTCGGCGGGGTCATCCTCTTCACCCGCAACGTGCGCGACGCCGAGCAGGTGCGCCGGCTCACCGACGAACTCCGCGCCGTCCGCCCCGACCTGGTCGTGGCCATCGACAACGAGGGCGGCGACATCGGCCACCTGGTGAACGCCGGTGCCCCGGACGTCCCCGGCTCCTACGCCCTCGGAGTCGCCGACGACCCGGCCCTGACCGCCCGCTGCGCCGACGCGCTCGCCGGTCACCTCGCCACGCTCGGCATCACGGCCTCCTACGCACCCGTCGCCGACCTCCAGCACCAGCCGCGCAACCCGATCGTGCGGACCCGCTCCTTCGGCGCCGACCCAGATCTGGCCGCCCGCCACCTCCGCGCTTGGATCACCGCCACCGACACCCGAGGCATCGCCTCCTGTGCCAAGCATTTCCCGGGCCACGGCGGCACAATCACCGACAGCCACCACGGCATCGCGATCGACCCGCGGCCCCACGACGAACTCCTGGTCGACCTCGCACCGTTCCGCGCCGCGATCGCCGCGGGCGTGCCCATGCTGATGAGCGCCCACGTCGTCTTCCCGGCCCTGGACGCCAACCGCCCCGCCACCCTCAGCCGCCGTATCCTCGGCGATCTGCTCCGCCTCGAACTCGGCTTCGACGGCGTCCTGGTGAGCGACGCGCTGGAGATGAAGGCGATCGCCGACGCGTACGGCGAAGCGGCCGGCGCCAGGATCGCCCTCGCCGCCGGAGCGGACCAAGTGATCGTCGCCGTACCGGACTTGGAGGTCACCCTGGGCTGCCGGGACGCCGTGCTCGACGCGTTGCACTCGGGCGTGCTGGCCGAGGAGCGGGTGTGGGAGGCGGCCGACCGGGTACGGCGGCTCGCCGAGCGGTACGCGACCCCGCGCCGGACGGTCGCCGCCTGGGACGCGGACGCGGGACTGGAGGCGGCCCGCCGCGCCGTGCGCACCCGGACCCTGCCGCCGCCGCTGCACGGCGCCCATGTCGTCGACCTGTTCCCGGCCCCGCACCCCGCCCTGAACTGGGGCGGCGAGGACCTCCTCACCGAACTCCGCGCGATCGACCCCACGGCCACCGGCACCGCGCTCAACGCGGAACCGGCCGACCCCGCCGCCCTCGTCGACGGGATCCTCCGCACGGGCGCCCCGCTGGTCGTCGCCACCTCCGACGCCGGCCTGCACCCCTGGCAGGCCCGACTGCGCGACACCCTGGCCGCCCGGCGACCCGACGCCGTCCTGATCGACACCGGACTGCCCGAAGGCGGCGCCCTCTGCTCCTACGGGCGCGGGCGGGTCAACCTGCGGGCGGTCGCGGAGGTACTGGCGGGCGCGTGA
- a CDS encoding glycoside hydrolase 5 family protein has protein sequence MVVDTFRESKTGPGEDPIPTLRFGVNYTPRRGWFHSWHDFDPAHAREDLAQIAGLGLDHVRIFHLWPLLQPNRTLIRKAAVDQLVHLVDLAGEAGLDVLVDGVQGHLSSFDFYPEWTRSWHHRNVFTDPETITAQAELLRTLGAALADRPNLIGLQLGNELNNLVEHNPVTPAEVDHYLDTLLAAAREHLPADRLVTHSAYDAAWYGDDHPFTPEASARKGDLTTVHPWVFSGDCARRYGPRSPQVLHLAEYGTELAKAYATDPARPVWVQETGAPEPHIPAADAPEFARATVRNAAECDGLWGVTWWCSHDVDRSLADYPELEYTLGLFDSAGRAKPIAEAFAAAIAEPHTVQLRDTALVLDCTPATRSVSGPGGAYFEEWMRLRAEGVRPAVVLAERAEDEGYLAARGIKEVVRMR, from the coding sequence ATGGTGGTTGATACATTCAGGGAGAGCAAGACCGGACCTGGGGAGGATCCCATTCCTACGCTCCGCTTCGGCGTCAACTACACGCCGCGCCGCGGTTGGTTCCACTCCTGGCACGACTTCGACCCGGCGCACGCCCGCGAGGATCTGGCCCAGATAGCCGGGCTCGGCCTGGACCACGTCCGGATCTTCCACCTCTGGCCGCTGCTCCAGCCCAACCGCACGCTCATCCGCAAAGCCGCCGTGGACCAGTTGGTGCACCTGGTCGATCTGGCGGGCGAGGCGGGTCTCGACGTCCTCGTGGACGGGGTCCAGGGCCATCTGTCGAGCTTCGACTTCTACCCGGAGTGGACCCGCAGTTGGCACCACCGCAATGTGTTCACCGACCCGGAGACGATCACCGCCCAGGCGGAGCTGCTGCGCACGCTGGGCGCGGCCCTCGCCGACCGCCCGAACCTGATCGGCCTCCAACTCGGCAACGAGCTCAACAACTTGGTGGAGCACAACCCGGTGACGCCGGCCGAGGTGGACCACTATCTCGACACGCTGCTGGCCGCCGCCCGCGAGCATCTGCCGGCGGACCGTCTGGTCACGCACTCCGCGTACGACGCGGCCTGGTACGGCGACGACCATCCGTTCACCCCGGAGGCCTCGGCCCGCAAGGGCGATCTGACCACCGTCCACCCGTGGGTGTTCTCCGGGGACTGCGCCCGCCGGTACGGCCCGCGCTCGCCGCAGGTTCTCCATCTCGCCGAGTACGGAACGGAGTTGGCGAAGGCGTACGCCACCGACCCGGCCCGGCCCGTCTGGGTCCAGGAGACCGGCGCGCCCGAGCCGCACATCCCGGCGGCCGACGCCCCGGAGTTCGCGCGGGCGACCGTGCGCAACGCGGCAGAGTGCGATGGGCTGTGGGGGGTGACCTGGTGGTGCTCGCACGACGTGGACCGCTCGCTCGCCGACTATCCCGAACTCGAGTACACGCTGGGCCTGTTCGACTCGGCGGGCCGCGCCAAGCCGATCGCCGAGGCCTTCGCCGCCGCGATCGCCGAGCCGCACACCGTCCAACTCCGCGACACGGCCCTGGTGTTGGACTGCACCCCGGCGACCCGCTCGGTGTCCGGACCGGGTGGCGCGTACTTCGAGGAGTGGATGCGGCTGCGCGCGGAGGGCGTCCGCCCGGCGGTGGTGCTGGCCGAACGGGCCGAGGACGAGGGGTACTTGGCGGCGCGGGGCATCAAGGAAGTCGTACGCATGCGATGA
- a CDS encoding N-acetylglucosamine kinase, with protein sequence MSNDLNQERAVDLVVGLDAGGTRTRAVLAAAEDGRVFGEGAAGPGNALTVPVPRLTDHLAEAIGQAVPERARARVVAVSGGFAGATAASTEEPGHVNARTALTAALRRLGVPADRLRICSDIEAAFASAPGAPADGLALVAGTGAVALRITGRRTTATVDGDGWLLGDDGSGFWIGRSAVRAALRMADGRGPTTLLAGSVGQALGVPAEALPGTADWSRAHREAYRMHVLPAVMAELPIRLARFAPLVVEAAADKDTVAEEILGQAAYQLTATVRALEPGPGERIVATGGLLGPEGPLTGPLTARLHTLGLTLDWVPDGCRGAVALARLAYDGADR encoded by the coding sequence ATGAGCAATGATTTGAACCAAGAACGCGCGGTTGATCTCGTCGTCGGCCTCGATGCCGGAGGCACCCGCACCCGTGCCGTCCTCGCCGCCGCCGAGGACGGGCGCGTGTTCGGCGAGGGCGCGGCCGGCCCCGGCAACGCCCTGACCGTCCCGGTGCCGCGCCTCACCGATCACCTGGCCGAGGCGATCGGGCAGGCCGTCCCCGAGCGGGCGCGCGCCCGGGTCGTCGCGGTGTCCGGCGGCTTCGCGGGCGCCACGGCCGCCTCCACCGAGGAGCCGGGACACGTCAACGCCCGCACCGCCCTCACGGCCGCGCTGCGCCGCCTCGGCGTCCCCGCCGACCGGCTCCGCATCTGCAGCGACATCGAGGCGGCCTTCGCCTCCGCCCCCGGCGCCCCGGCGGACGGCCTCGCGCTGGTCGCCGGCACCGGCGCGGTCGCCCTGCGCATCACCGGTCGCCGCACCACGGCCACCGTGGACGGCGACGGCTGGCTCCTCGGCGACGACGGCAGCGGCTTCTGGATCGGCCGGAGCGCGGTACGCGCGGCCCTGCGCATGGCGGACGGCCGCGGCCCTACTACCCTGCTGGCCGGCTCGGTCGGGCAGGCACTCGGAGTGCCGGCCGAGGCGCTGCCCGGCACCGCCGACTGGTCCCGCGCCCACCGCGAGGCCTACCGCATGCACGTCCTCCCCGCCGTGATGGCCGAACTCCCCATCCGCCTGGCCCGCTTTGCCCCCCTGGTCGTCGAGGCCGCCGCGGACAAGGACACCGTGGCGGAGGAGATCCTCGGCCAGGCGGCATACCAACTGACCGCCACGGTCCGGGCGTTGGAGCCGGGCCCCGGCGAGCGGATCGTCGCCACCGGCGGCCTCCTCGGCCCCGAAGGCCCCCTGACCGGCCCCCTCACCGCCCGCCTCCACACCCTCGGCCTCACCCTCGACTGGGTACCGGACGGCTGCCGGGGCGCGGTCGCCCTCGCCCGGCTCGCGTACGACGGTGCCGACCGATGA